A region of Periplaneta americana isolate PAMFEO1 chromosome 16, P.americana_PAMFEO1_priV1, whole genome shotgun sequence DNA encodes the following proteins:
- the GV1 gene encoding uncharacterized protein GV1 isoform X1 gives MKNNYQMYFVTIAAVLLCASANPIMVDFGTRMAPITPPTPAPRLIAPYPPIPPAPVYEDPEPENNSVYAVPVKFGYRLKPLARSYQQLPLNYSKYVY, from the exons atgtatttCGTTACCATAGCAGCGGTGCTGCTATGTGCGAGCGCGAACCCCATCATGGTGGACTTTGGCACAAGGATGGCTCCAATTACCCCACCAACACCAGCTCCGCGTCTAATAGCGCCTTATCCTCCGATCCCACCAGCTCCGGTATACGAGGACCCAGAACCGGAAAACAACTCCGTGTATGCAGTTCCAGTGAAGTTCGGTTACCGGTTGAAACCTCTGGCTAGATCATAC CAGCAATTGCCACTCAACTACAGCAAGTACGTGTACTGA
- the GV1 gene encoding uncharacterized protein GV1 isoform X2 produces the protein MKNNYQMYFVTIAAVLLCASANPIMVDFGTRMAPITPPTPAPRLIAPYPPIPPAPVYEDPEPENNSVYAVPVKFGYRLKPLARSYQLPLNYSKYVY, from the exons atgtatttCGTTACCATAGCAGCGGTGCTGCTATGTGCGAGCGCGAACCCCATCATGGTGGACTTTGGCACAAGGATGGCTCCAATTACCCCACCAACACCAGCTCCGCGTCTAATAGCGCCTTATCCTCCGATCCCACCAGCTCCGGTATACGAGGACCCAGAACCGGAAAACAACTCCGTGTATGCAGTTCCAGTGAAGTTCGGTTACCGGTTGAAACCTCTGGCTAGATCATAC CAATTGCCACTCAACTACAGCAAGTACGTGTACTGA